Proteins encoded by one window of Arachis ipaensis cultivar K30076 chromosome B04, Araip1.1, whole genome shotgun sequence:
- the LOC107639069 gene encoding protein SRG1-like encodes MAPIPIISPINVGHIDDVIELSKTKPDTIPQRFVRDITERPTIATLTPNKAHIITTPANNHHHHMPIIDFSNLSKHNTHELFLHELLNLATACKNWGFFQVVNHGVDLNLMESIEKMSNEFFMLPLEEKQKYPMLPGTIQGYGQAFVFSEDQKLDWCNMLALAIEPQHARNPNLWPKKPEKFSETLEEYSREVRKLCENLVKYIAIGLGLKEEAFDSMFGEAVQAIRINYYPACSRPELVMGLSPHSDGSALTVLQQAKGSPVGLQILKDGIWIPVHTLPNALVINIGDTIEVLTNGKYKSVEHRAVANENKDRLSLVTFYAPSYEVELGPMPEFVDANHPCKFRRYNHGEYSKHYITHRLQGKKALDFAKIQTRNAF; translated from the exons ATGGCTCCAATACCTATTATTTCTCCCATCAACGTTGGACACATTGATGATGTCATAGAACTTAGTAAGACTAAGCCAGACACTATTCCCCAAAGGTTTGTGAGAGACATTACAGAAAGACCAACAATAGCTACGTTAACTCCTAATAAAGCTCACATCATTACTACTCCAGcaaataatcatcatcatcacatgCCTATCATTGATTTCTCCAATCTTAGTAAACATAACACACATGAACTCTTCCTTCATGAGCTTCTGAACCTTGCAACTGCTTGTAAGAACTGGGGATTTTTTCAG GTGGTCAATCATGGTGTTGACCTCAATCTGATGGAGAGCATAGAGAAGATGAGCAACGAGTTTTTTATGCTACCTTTGGAAGAGAAACAAAAATACCCAATGCTACCAGGAACAATCCAAGGGTATGGACAGGCTTTTGTTTTTTCAGAGGACCAAAAGTTGGATTGGTGCAATATGTTGGCTCTTGCAATTGAACCTCAACATGCTAGGAATCCAAATCTATGGCCTAAGAAGCCAGAAAAGTTCAG TGAAACATTGGAAGAGTACTCAAGAGAAGTAAGGAAGCTATGTGAAAATCTGGTAAAGTACATAGCAATAGGACTAGGTTTGAAAGAAGAGGCGTTTGATTCAATGTTTGGGGAGGCAGTGCAAGCAATAAGGATAAACTACTACCCAGCATGTTCAAGACCAGAGCTTGTGATGGGTCTGAGCCCCCATTCAGATGGAAGTGCCCTCACTGTGCTTCAGCAAGCAAAGGGAAGCCCTGTGGGACTTCAAATTCTCAAGGATGGTATTTGGATTCCTGTTCACACTCTTCCAAATGCTCTTGTCATCAACATTGGTGATACCATAGAA GTTCTCACAAATGGAAAATACAAGAGTGTGGAGCATAGAGCTGTGGCTAATGAGAATAAAGATAGACTCTCACTTGTGACATTTTATGCTCCTAGCTACGAAGTAGAGCTTGGTCCAATGCCAGAATTTGTTGATGCAAACCACCCATGCAAGTTTAGAAGATACAATCATGGAGAATATAGTAAACATTACATAACACATAGGTTGCAAGGAAAGAAGGCCTTAGACTTTGCAAAGATCCAAACCAGAAATGCATTCTAG